A window from Camelus dromedarius isolate mCamDro1 chromosome 9, mCamDro1.pat, whole genome shotgun sequence encodes these proteins:
- the RPS9 gene encoding small ribosomal subunit protein uS4, with the protein MPVARSWVCRKTYVTPRRPFEKSRLDQELKLIGEYGLRNKREVWRVKFTLAKIRKAARELLTLDEKDPRRLFEGNALLRRLVRIGVLDEGKMKLDYILGLKIEDFLERRLQTQVFKLGLAKSIHHARVLIRQRHIRVRKQVVNIPSFIVRLDSQKHIDFSLRSPYGGGRPGRVKRKNAKKGQGGAGAGDDEEED; encoded by the exons ATGCCGGTGGCCCGGAGCTGGGTTTGTCGCAAAACCTATGTGACCCCTCGGAGACCTTTCGAGAAGTCCCGCCTCGACCAAGAACTGAAACTGATCG GCGAGTATGGGCTCCGGAACAAACGTGAGGTCTGGAGGGTCAAATTTACCCTGGCCAAAATCCGCAAGGCTGCCCGGGAGTTGCTGACCCTGGATGAGAAAGACCCGCGGCGTCTGTTTGAAG GTAACGCCCTGCTGCGGCGACTCGTCCGCATCGGGGTGCTGGACGAAGGCAAGATGAAGCTGGATTACATCTTGGGCCTGAAGATTGAGGATTTCTTGGAGAGACGCCTGCAGACCCAGGTCTTTAAGCTAGGCTTGGCCAAGTCCATCCACCACGCCCGCGTGCTGATCCGCCAGCGCCATATCAG GGTCCGCAAGCAGGTGGTGAACATCCCATCCTTCATTGTCCGCCTGGACTCTCAGAAGCACATCGACTTCTCCCTGCGTTCTCCGTATGGGGGCGGCCGGCCAGGCCGCGTGAAGAGGAAGAATGCCAAGaagggccagggtggggctggagccggCGACGACGAGGAGGAGGATTGA
- the LOC135318449 gene encoding leukocyte immunoglobulin-like receptor subfamily B member 3 isoform X3, whose protein sequence is MSSARLGTMGGGATLPTITALLSLGLCWDLWGHIQAGVLPKSSIWADPGPTVTKGSPVTIWCQGSQWADVYRLYKRDASRLWETKTPQDSSNMVGFFFKHSSSDTAGLYQCAYRRGTRWSEWSHPLPLAVTGMYREPSLSARPGSLVLWGENLTLQCHSEASFDRFALTKDKGLITPLRLEGQRSPDFPLGRVNHSHGGSYRCYGGHYHSYTWSAPSAPLDILITGMYKKPSLSAHPGASVPWGGNVTLQCSSETWSDTFLLSREGSLSPPQHLRLQDTAAPFQANFTLSPVTSANNGTYRCYSSLSTSPYLLSQPSDPLELLISGLKSYLNVLIGVSVAFILLLLLLIFLLIRHQRQDRCMKLVAATSVPKDRGQQKSSSPALDVQENLYAVVKDTEPEDSRQLDSQAAAPEAPQDVTYAQLNHSTLRQETTAPPPSQSGEPSAEPSVYATLAIH, encoded by the exons ATGTCATCTGCACGGCTGGGGACCATGGGCGGTGGTGCCACTTTACCAACAATCACTGCCCTTCTCAGCCTCG GGCTGTGTTGGGACCTGTGGGGTCACATACAGGCAG GTGTCCTCCCCAAATCCTCCATCTGGGCTGACCCAGGCCCCACGGTCACCAAGGGGAGCCCTGTGACCATCTGGTGTCAGGGGTCTCAGTGGGCTGATGTCTACCGTCTGTATAAAAGGGATGCCTCTAGACTCTGGGAGACTAAGACCCCACAGGACTCCAGTAACATGGTCGGTTTCTTCTTTAAACACTCGAGCTCAGACACTGCAGGGCTGTATCAGTGTGCATATCGCAGGGGGACCCGCTGGTCAGAGTGGagccaccccctgcccctggcgGTGACAG GCATGTACAGGGAGCCCTCCCTCTCAGCCCGGCCGGGCTCACTGGTGCTCTGGGGAGAGAACCTGACCCTCCAGTGTCACTCAGAGGCCAGCTTTGACAGATTTGCTCTGACCAAGGACAAGGGGCTCATAACTCCTCTCCGTCTTGAGGGGCAGCGCAGCCCTGACTTCCCCCTGGGTCGTGTGAATCACAGCCATGGAGGTTCGTACAGATGCTATGGTGGACATTACCATTCCTACACATGGTCGGCCCCCAGCGCCCCCCTGGACATCCTGATCACAG GAATGTACAAGAAACCCTCCCTCTCAGCCCATCCAGGGGCCTCGGTGCCCTGGGGAGGGAACGTGACCCTGCAGTGCAGCTCTGAGACCTGGTCGGATACCTTCCTTCTGTCCCGGGAGGGgtcactgtctcctccccagcACCTTCGTCTGCAGGACACAGCTGCACCCTTTCAGGCCAACTTCACCTTGAGTCCTGTGACCTCAGCCAACAATGGGACCTACAGGTGCTACAGCTCACTCAGCACCTCCCCCTATCTGCTGTCACAGCCCAGCGACCCCCTGGAACTCTTGATCTCAG GTCTCAAATCGTACCTGAATGTTCTGATCGGGGTCTCGGTGGCCTTCatcctgctgctcctcctcctcatcttcctcctcatccGACATCAGCGTCAGGACAGATGCATGAAGCTGG TGGCTGCAACATCAGTGCCCAAGGACAGAGGCCAGCAGAAGAG ctccagcccagctCTCGATGTCCAGGAGAACTTGT ATGCTGTCGTGAAAGACACAGAGCCGGAGGACAGCAGACAGCTGGACAGTCAG GCTGCCGCACCTGAAGCCCCCCAGGATGTGACCTATGCCCAGCTGAACCACTCGACCCTCAGACAGGAGACGActgcaccccctccctcccagtcGGGGGAGCCGTCCGCAGAGCCCAGCGTGTACGCCACACTCGCCATCCACTAG
- the LOC135318449 gene encoding leukocyte immunoglobulin-like receptor subfamily B member 3 isoform X2 has protein sequence MSSARLGTMGGGATLPTITALLSLGLCWDLWGHIQAGVLPKSSIWADPGPTVTKGSPVTIWCQGSQWADVYRLYKRDASRLWETKTPQDSSNMVGFFFKHSSSDTAGLYQCAYRRGTRWSEWSHPLPLAVTGMYREPSLSARPGSLVLWGENLTLQCHSEASFDRFALTKDKGLITPLRLEGQRSPDFPLGRVNHSHGGSYRCYGGHYHSYTWSAPSAPLDILITGMYKKPSLSAHPGASVPWGGNVTLQCSSETWSDTFLLSREGSLSPPQHLRLQDTAAPFQANFTLSPVTSANNGTYRCYSSLSTSPYLLSQPSDPLELLISGSSEDRLPPTAESGPQTGLKSYLNVLIGVSVAFILLLLLLIFLLIRHQRQDRCMKLVAATSVPKDRGQQKSSSPALDVQENLYAVVKDTEPEDSRQLDSQAAAPEAPQDVTYAQLNHSTLRQETTAPPPSQSGEPSAEPSVYATLAIH, from the exons ATGTCATCTGCACGGCTGGGGACCATGGGCGGTGGTGCCACTTTACCAACAATCACTGCCCTTCTCAGCCTCG GGCTGTGTTGGGACCTGTGGGGTCACATACAGGCAG GTGTCCTCCCCAAATCCTCCATCTGGGCTGACCCAGGCCCCACGGTCACCAAGGGGAGCCCTGTGACCATCTGGTGTCAGGGGTCTCAGTGGGCTGATGTCTACCGTCTGTATAAAAGGGATGCCTCTAGACTCTGGGAGACTAAGACCCCACAGGACTCCAGTAACATGGTCGGTTTCTTCTTTAAACACTCGAGCTCAGACACTGCAGGGCTGTATCAGTGTGCATATCGCAGGGGGACCCGCTGGTCAGAGTGGagccaccccctgcccctggcgGTGACAG GCATGTACAGGGAGCCCTCCCTCTCAGCCCGGCCGGGCTCACTGGTGCTCTGGGGAGAGAACCTGACCCTCCAGTGTCACTCAGAGGCCAGCTTTGACAGATTTGCTCTGACCAAGGACAAGGGGCTCATAACTCCTCTCCGTCTTGAGGGGCAGCGCAGCCCTGACTTCCCCCTGGGTCGTGTGAATCACAGCCATGGAGGTTCGTACAGATGCTATGGTGGACATTACCATTCCTACACATGGTCGGCCCCCAGCGCCCCCCTGGACATCCTGATCACAG GAATGTACAAGAAACCCTCCCTCTCAGCCCATCCAGGGGCCTCGGTGCCCTGGGGAGGGAACGTGACCCTGCAGTGCAGCTCTGAGACCTGGTCGGATACCTTCCTTCTGTCCCGGGAGGGgtcactgtctcctccccagcACCTTCGTCTGCAGGACACAGCTGCACCCTTTCAGGCCAACTTCACCTTGAGTCCTGTGACCTCAGCCAACAATGGGACCTACAGGTGCTACAGCTCACTCAGCACCTCCCCCTATCTGCTGTCACAGCCCAGCGACCCCCTGGAACTCTTGATCTCAG GAAGCTCTGAGGACCGGCTCCCCCCAACTGCAGAGTCAGGCCCACAGACGG GTCTCAAATCGTACCTGAATGTTCTGATCGGGGTCTCGGTGGCCTTCatcctgctgctcctcctcctcatcttcctcctcatccGACATCAGCGTCAGGACAGATGCATGAAGCTGG TGGCTGCAACATCAGTGCCCAAGGACAGAGGCCAGCAGAAGAG ctccagcccagctCTCGATGTCCAGGAGAACTTGT ATGCTGTCGTGAAAGACACAGAGCCGGAGGACAGCAGACAGCTGGACAGTCAG GCTGCCGCACCTGAAGCCCCCCAGGATGTGACCTATGCCCAGCTGAACCACTCGACCCTCAGACAGGAGACGActgcaccccctccctcccagtcGGGGGAGCCGTCCGCAGAGCCCAGCGTGTACGCCACACTCGCCATCCACTAG
- the LOC135318449 gene encoding leukocyte immunoglobulin-like receptor subfamily B member 4 isoform X1 — MSSARLGTMGGGATLPTITALLSLGLCWDLWGHIQAGVLPKSSIWADPGPTVTKGSPVTIWCQGSQWADVYRLYKRDASRLWETKTPQDSSNMVGFFFKHSSSDTAGLYQCAYRRGTRWSEWSHPLPLAVTGMYREPSLSARPGSLVLWGENLTLQCHSEASFDRFALTKDKGLITPLRLEGQRSPDFPLGRVNHSHGGSYRCYGGHYHSYTWSAPSAPLDILITGMYKKPSLSAHPGASVPWGGNVTLQCSSETWSDTFLLSREGSLSPPQHLRLQDTAAPFQANFTLSPVTSANNGTYRCYSSLSTSPYLLSQPSDPLELLISGSSEDRLPPTAESGPQTESTFALRRRGLPPPASTRKPSAQGSALFRAQEGRSPPSCPSQIHTCPHRPQGAGVVPGLKSYLNVLIGVSVAFILLLLLLIFLLIRHQRQDRCMKLVAATSVPKDRGQQKSSSPALDVQENLYAVVKDTEPEDSRQLDSQAAAPEAPQDVTYAQLNHSTLRQETTAPPPSQSGEPSAEPSVYATLAIH; from the exons ATGTCATCTGCACGGCTGGGGACCATGGGCGGTGGTGCCACTTTACCAACAATCACTGCCCTTCTCAGCCTCG GGCTGTGTTGGGACCTGTGGGGTCACATACAGGCAG GTGTCCTCCCCAAATCCTCCATCTGGGCTGACCCAGGCCCCACGGTCACCAAGGGGAGCCCTGTGACCATCTGGTGTCAGGGGTCTCAGTGGGCTGATGTCTACCGTCTGTATAAAAGGGATGCCTCTAGACTCTGGGAGACTAAGACCCCACAGGACTCCAGTAACATGGTCGGTTTCTTCTTTAAACACTCGAGCTCAGACACTGCAGGGCTGTATCAGTGTGCATATCGCAGGGGGACCCGCTGGTCAGAGTGGagccaccccctgcccctggcgGTGACAG GCATGTACAGGGAGCCCTCCCTCTCAGCCCGGCCGGGCTCACTGGTGCTCTGGGGAGAGAACCTGACCCTCCAGTGTCACTCAGAGGCCAGCTTTGACAGATTTGCTCTGACCAAGGACAAGGGGCTCATAACTCCTCTCCGTCTTGAGGGGCAGCGCAGCCCTGACTTCCCCCTGGGTCGTGTGAATCACAGCCATGGAGGTTCGTACAGATGCTATGGTGGACATTACCATTCCTACACATGGTCGGCCCCCAGCGCCCCCCTGGACATCCTGATCACAG GAATGTACAAGAAACCCTCCCTCTCAGCCCATCCAGGGGCCTCGGTGCCCTGGGGAGGGAACGTGACCCTGCAGTGCAGCTCTGAGACCTGGTCGGATACCTTCCTTCTGTCCCGGGAGGGgtcactgtctcctccccagcACCTTCGTCTGCAGGACACAGCTGCACCCTTTCAGGCCAACTTCACCTTGAGTCCTGTGACCTCAGCCAACAATGGGACCTACAGGTGCTACAGCTCACTCAGCACCTCCCCCTATCTGCTGTCACAGCCCAGCGACCCCCTGGAACTCTTGATCTCAG GAAGCTCTGAGGACCGGCTCCCCCCAACTGCAGAGTCAGGCCCACAGACGG AGTCCACGTTCGCCCTTCGTAGAAGAGGACTCCCGCCACCTGCCTCGACACGAAAGCCTTCAGCACAGGGCTCGGCCCTGTTTAGAGCTCAAGAAGGCCggagccctccctcctgcccttctcAGATACACACATGTCCACACAGGccccagggagctggggtggTGCCAG GTCTCAAATCGTACCTGAATGTTCTGATCGGGGTCTCGGTGGCCTTCatcctgctgctcctcctcctcatcttcctcctcatccGACATCAGCGTCAGGACAGATGCATGAAGCTGG TGGCTGCAACATCAGTGCCCAAGGACAGAGGCCAGCAGAAGAG ctccagcccagctCTCGATGTCCAGGAGAACTTGT ATGCTGTCGTGAAAGACACAGAGCCGGAGGACAGCAGACAGCTGGACAGTCAG GCTGCCGCACCTGAAGCCCCCCAGGATGTGACCTATGCCCAGCTGAACCACTCGACCCTCAGACAGGAGACGActgcaccccctccctcccagtcGGGGGAGCCGTCCGCAGAGCCCAGCGTGTACGCCACACTCGCCATCCACTAG